Proteins found in one Muntiacus reevesi chromosome 2, mMunRee1.1, whole genome shotgun sequence genomic segment:
- the FKRP gene encoding ribitol 5-phosphate transferase FKRP codes for MRLTRCQAALAAAITLNLLVLFYVSWLHHQPRSSRTRGSRRGSASGPRVTILVREFEAFDNAVPELVDSFLQQEPAQPVVVVADTLPYPPLALPRIPNVRLALLQPALDRPAAASRPETYVATEYVALVPDGARAEAPGQLERMVEVLRAGGARLVAAPVASANPARCLALNVSLREWTARYGPAPSAPRCDALDGDAVVLLRSRDLFNLSAPLARPVGTGLFLQTALRGWTVQMLDLPFGAARQPPLATAHARWKAEREGRARRAALLRALGIRLVSWEGGRLEWFGCNKETPRCFGTVVGDTPAYLYEERWTPPCCLRALRETARYVVGVLEAAGVRYWLEGGSLLGAARHGDIIPWDYDVDLGIYLEDVGNCEQLRGAEAGSVVDERGFVWEKAVEGDFFRVQYSESNHLHVDLWPFYPRNGVMTKDTWLDHRQDVEFPEHFLQPLVPLPFAGFVAQAPNNYRRFLELKFGPGVIENPEYPNPALLSLGGSS; via the coding sequence ATGCGGCTCACCCGCTGCCAGGCTGCCCTGGCAGCCGCCATCACCCTCAACCTTCTGGTCCTGTTCTACGTCTCATGGCTGCATCACCAGCCCAGGAGCTCCCGGACCAGGGGCTCCCGCCGTGGATCCGCATCTGGCCCCCGCGTCACCATCCTGGTGCGCGAGTTCGAGGCCTTTGACAACGCAGTACCCGagctggtggattctttcctgcagCAAGAGCCTGCCCAACCAGTAGTGGTGGTGGCCGACACGCTCCCCTACCCGCCCCTGGCCCTGCCGCGCATTCCCAACGTTCGCCTGGCGCTGCTCCAGCCCGCCCTGGACCGACCCGCCGCAGCCTCCCGCCCGGAGACCTACGTGGCCACCGAGTACGTGGCCCTGGTGCCCGACGGGGCGAGGGCCGAGGCACCAGGCCAGCTGGAGCGCATGGTCGAGGTGCTCCGAGCGGGCGGCGCACGCCTGGTGGCCGCTCCCGTCGCTTCGGCCAACCCGGCCCGGTGCCTGGCCCTGAACGTCAGTCTGCGGGAGTGGACCGCCCGCTACGGCCCAGCACCCTCCGCACCGCGCTGCGACGCCCTGGACGGGGACGCCGTGGTGCTCCTGCGCTCCCGCGACCTCTTCAATCTCTCGGCGCCCTTGGCGCGGCCCGTGGGCACCGGCCTCTTCCTGCAGACCGCCCTCCGCGGTTGGACGGTGCAAATGCTGGACCTACCCTTCGGCGCGGCGCGCCAGCCTCCGCTGGCCACGGCCCATGCGCGCTGGAAGGCGGAGCGCGAGGGGCGCGCACGACGGGCGGCGCTGCTGCGGGCGCTGGGCATCCGCCTGGTGAGCTGGGAGGGCGGGCGGCTAGAATGGTTCGGATGCAACAAGGAGACCCCGCGCTGCTTCGGGACGGTGGTGGGCGACACGCCGGCCTACCTGTACGAGGAGCGCTGGACGCCCCCGTGCTGCCTGCGCGCGCTGCGCGAGACGGCCCGCTACGTGGTGGGCGTGCTGGAGGCGGCCGGCGTGCGCTACTGGCTGGAGGGCGGCTCGCTGCTGGGGGCGGCCCGCCACGGGGACATCATCCCGTGGGACTACGACGTGGACCTGGGCATCTACCTGGAGGACGTGGGCAACTGCGAGCAGCTGCGGGGCGCCGAGGCAGGCTCGGTGGTGGACGAGCGCGGCTTTGTGTGGGAGAAGGCGGTGGAGGGCGACTTCTTCCGCGTGCAGTACAGCGAGAGCAACCACCTGCACGTGGACCTGTGGCCCTTCTACCCCCGGAACGGGGTCATGACCAAGGACACGTGGCTGGACCACCGGCAGGATGTCGAGTTCCCCGAACACTTCCTGCAACCTCTGGTGCCCCTGCCCTTTGCTGGCTTCGTGGCGCAGGCGCCCAACAACTACCGCCGTTTCCTGGAGCTCAAGTTCGGCCCCGGGGTCATCGAGAACCCCGAATACCCCAACCCGGCGCTCCTGAGTTTGGGGGGAAGCAGTTGA